The window CCTCAGCGACCCCAGGCGCGACTGGCAGGTGGAGAACCGCTCCCTCTATTACGCGCGCCTGTGTCTGGACCTCGACGCCGGGCTCGACGGGATCGACGCCCACCTCTTCGACGCCGACGACCTCCTCGACAGCGCCGAGGAGCGCACCGGCCTCGCCCTCGCCGTCCTCGGCCACCTCGCCTCGTACGGCCGGGAGGACGCCCTCCTGCTGCTGCGGCGGTACGCGATCTCCGGAGCCAACTGGGCCTGGGCCCTCGACGAGCTCGCCCTGCGCGACGACGACGCGGGCCTGCTCGCCCTCGGCGAGAGCATCCTCGCCCGCTTCCCGCGGACCCAGGAGGGCGAGAAGGACCTCGCCGCGGCCGTGCGCGACGCCTTCGAGCCCCGCCCCTGGCGGCTGTGGGCCGACGCGGCCCAGTCGCCCGCCACCGCGGACCGGGTGCGCGCCGCGCAGGAACAGGGCTCCTTCGACCGCTGGCAGCGCCAGCTGCGCCCCACCGGCCCGCGGCCCGGCTGGAGCGTGCGCGAGGTCCTCGACTGGGCCCAGGAGGGCCTCGGCCTGCACCCCGTCCAGCTGCGCCACGTCCCGGCGACCCGCTGCCTGAACGCCGTGGCGGGCCCCGAGGACCGGCTCGAGATCATCGAGGCCGCCGCCTTCGGCCCCGAGGGCGCCCGGGCCACCGCCCTGCGCTACCTCGCCGAGCACGACGACCCCCAGGCGCTCGACCTCATCGAGACCGCCGCGGCCGAGCCCGGCGAGCTCGTGGCCGAGGCCGCCGTCACCGCCTTCGAGCGGATGCGCGGCACGGCCGCCCTGGAGCGGGCCCGCGCCTGGATCCACCGCGCCGACGCCCTCGGCGGCGCGGCGGCCGGCATGCTCGCCTCCCGGGGCGCCCCCTACGACGCGGCGCTCGTCCTCGGCGCGCTGCGCCGCACCGTCCGGGCCGAGGGGCCCGACGCGCCGGTCCTGTGGGATCTCGTGCCGGGCGCCGGACGGCTGGGGATCACCTGCGCCGCGCCCGTCCTGCGGCACATCTACCGCGAGACGTCGTCCTCGCACCTGCGCGGGCGCACGGCGCGGGCGCTGGCCGCGACGGACCCGTCGTTCGCCAAGGGCTTCGCGGTCGAGTGCCTGTGGGACTGCGAGGAGACCACCCGCGAGCTCGCCGCGCACCACGCCGCCACGGCCGACGCCCGCGTCGTCGAGCAGCTGCGCCGGCTCGCCGCGGATCCGGCCGAGGAGGACGAGGTCCAGATCGCGGTCCGCAGCCGTTTCGGCCCGGAGTCGGCGGTCTGACCGGCCTGCGAGCAGAATGATCGCGTGAATGAGATAGCAGGCGATTCGAAGACCGGCGTAACGGCAACCCGCGTTCCGGCGACCGGTGCGAAGGCAAGGCGGGCGGCGGCCGCAGTGGCGGTCCTCGTGGCCGCGCAGATGGCGGCCGGGACGGTCGCGGAGGCGGCCGCCCCGCCGTCCGCGCAGGCCGTGGCCGTGGCGGGCAAGGCCGCGGACGGCACGACGGCCCCCGTCAGGATCACGGAGGGGCAGGTCGCCGAGGCCGCTCCGGGCGGCGCGATCCTCTACCCGAGCGTCACCAGCTGCCTGACGGTGACCGTCCGGCTGCGCGACGGGGGCCTCGTGGGCGCCCACGCCAGCCTCTTCCAGGTGCCCGGCGAGTACCGCTCCGACCGCATCCTGTCCGAGCTGAAGCGCACGGTTGGCAACCGGCCGGTGCGCGCGGTCGAGGTCAGGGGCGCCGTCGGCGCCTGGGACCCGAGCTACTTCGTCAAGGCGATCGAGAGCTACGGGGACGGGGAGGCCGTGCCCTTCCCGGAGTCACCCGACCCCGGCGGCATCGCCGAGGCGGTGGCCAAGGGCCTCGGGCAGCCCCGCGCCCTGGTGACCGTCGAGGACGTGCCGGACGGCGACCAGACCGTCCGCTGACGACCGGGTGCGGGGCGGCACGGCCGCCCCGCACCCTCGTTCTCCGCTCAGGTGCGACGGCGCTTGAGGGCCTTGCGGATCAGGACGATCGCCAGAATGATCATGGCGATCACGAAGACGAAGACCAGGATCATCACGATGATCATGAAGATGCCGAGCTTCTTGAAGAAGCCCTTCTTCTTCTTTTTATCCTTCTTCGGCTTCTTCGCCGCCGTGGTCATGTGCCCCTTGGAGGACCGGTGCCCGTGCGCGGCCTGCAGCGCGGACGCGGCGCCCGTGCGCTCGGCTCCCGCAGCGGCCCCGGTCCCGGCCTGACGCTCCACCGTGGCGACGGCGGCGGCCGGACGGGCCTGCTCCGTCGCCTGGGCGGAGGCGGGGGAGACCAGCAGGGAGGCGCCCAGCGCGAGCGCCGCGACGACGGCCGCCCGGCGGGCCCGCTGCCACCGCCGCCGTACGGCGTGCGCCGCCGCGCCCGCCTGCTGCTCGTCGTCCATCAGCTCAGCGTTCATTGACGCCCCCATCGGTGTTTCCGGGTGTTCTTGCGCGTACGGGTGCACTCCGGCCGCGACGGGCCGCGGGGCCCGCCCGCCGGAATGCGGCCCCTATTATCTGCACACCGACAAGCCGATCAGCAGGGCGCACGGAAGCTCTGGAACCAAACCGGAACGATCGGCTCCTGAGGCGTGGTCACTATCCCGCACTATGAGCGGATTGGAGTTTCCCGTGCCCACCGCCCGGGGCGCCTCGGATGCCCGTGTGGGGTGCGCGGCCCATGTGCCGGGTATGACGTCGGCGGCGCAGGCCCGTTCGCCGCCGGTCTCGGGACGACCGTCACATCCGTGGCCTCCGGGGCAAGAGCGCCGAACGCGACAGGCGTGACAGGAATCCGGACACTTGCCGTCTGGTTCCATCAAAGACGCGCATTGTTCACTCAGAAGTAGCGAAAGTTCACCCAGCGTTTCTCTATGTTTCGGGTACTTCCTACGCACAGAGAGTGAGCGATGGACTCCCTACGACACCTCGCCGCCCACCTGGGGCTCGACCTCGTGGCCGTGTGCCTGCTGACGTTCGCGATCTACTATCCCCGGCACCGGCGGCGCGACCTCGTGCCGGCCTATCTGGCCCTGAACGTCGCCCTGTTCACCGTCGTCGCGGCCCTCGCGGAGCTGGGCGGCAGCGGTGGCATGGCCCTCGGGTTCGGAATGTTCGGCGTGCTGTCGATCATCCGGCTGCGGTCGGACTCCGTGCAGCACGAGGAGGTGGCGTACTACTTCACCACCCTGGTCCTGGGGCTCATCACGGGGCTGCCGCACGTCGCGTTCGGGCTCGCGGCCGCGCTCAGCGCGGTCCTGCTCCTCGTCGTCTACGCCGCGGACCACCCCCGTCTGCTCGCCCGTTCCCGCCGCACCGTCGTCACCCTCGACACCGTGCACGCCGACCCCGCCGCCCTCCGCGCCGATCTCGCCCGGCGCCTCGGCGACCCGATGCACTGGACGGTCATGGAGGTCGACTACGTGCGCGACCTGACGGTCGTGGACGTGCGCTACCGGGAGCCCGAGCCGGGAAGCCGCCGGGGGAGCGCCGCCCTCGCCGGAACCGAAGCCCGGACCGAACCCCGGACCGAAGCCCGCGCCGAGGCCGGAGCCGAGGCCGCACCCGCGTGGGGGGCCGCGTGACCGCCACCGTCCGGCAGGCCGCTCCCGCGGGAGCGCCCGCGGAAGTCCCCGCGGTGCCGCCCGCCTCCGCCGCGGCGGTCCGGGCCATCCAGGACGCGGCGCACGCCACCGCGCCCATCCCCCTCGCCGAGGTCAACGCGCGCGCCGAGCTGATGGCGCGCTTCGACCGGAGCTACCTCGTACCGGCGGAGACCTTCCTCTATATAGCGGCCCGGCTGACCGACCCCCGCAGACCCGGCGGCCCCTTCCGCGCCCTCACCATCGACGGCCGCCGCGCATTCCGCTACCACTCCGTCTACTACGACACCCCGGGCCTGCGCTCCTTCCACGACCACCGGCAGGGCCGCAGGCTCCGGTTCAAGGTGCGGGAGCGGGTCTACCAGGACACGGGGGAGCGGCAGTTCGAGGTCAAGCTGAAGGGGCGCCGGGGCGACACCGTCAAGCACCGGCGGCCGCTGGCCGGCACGGACACCCCGCTCGACGCGGGCTACCGCGCCTTCCTCGCCGACACCCTGCGGCGCTCCTACGGCATCGACTCGCCCGCGACCCTGCAGCCCTCGCTCAGCACGGACTACCTGCGCGCGACGTTCGTGGCCGACGGGGAACGCATCACGTGCGACGCGGGTCTCGTCTGCGACGACCTGCGCGCCGGGGCCGGGCACCGGGTGCGTTGCGCCGCGGACCTCGTCCTCGTCGAGACCAAGACCGCCGGGCACCTGACGGACGCCGACCGGCTCCTGCACGCGTGCGGGGTGCGGCCGGCGGTCTTCACGAAGTACTGCGGGGCGCTGGCCGCCCTCAGCCCGGCCCTCCCCGCCAACCGCTGGCGGCGGGCGGCGCGTTCCGCGTTCGGGGAGGCGGAGAAGTAGGGGAGAGGGGCCGGACCTGCCGTGAGGAGACGCCGCGCGGCGGCGCTACCGACCGCCGTCACGGGGCGCCGTCAGCTCCTTGAGCTCCTTGTCGAGCCACTTGAGCACCACCGGGTACTCCTCGCGCCACGTCTGGAAGTTGTGGCCGCCCTCGTCCCGTACGAGCTTGTCGACCTTGAGCGGCGGCTTGGCCTTCTGCGCGAACTTCAGGCTCGGCCCGTAGTTGCCCTCGTTCTTGCTGGTGCCCACGAGCAGGGACACCGGCGGCGGGGGCATGTGCTCCAGACGCCACGTCAGGTCGTTCTCGTTCCTGTACGCCTTGCTGCCGGCGTAGAGGTCGCCCGTCTTGCCGTCCTGGCGTGCGAAGTAGTCGGCGGACAGGCCCGCTGCGGCGCCGTAGCGCGCCGGGTTGGTCATCGCGAGCTTCAGCGCGCAGTAGCCGCCGGTGGAGTTGCCGACGGCGCCCCAGCTGCCGGGGGCGTCGGAGGCGCGGTAGACGTCGGTCACGGCCAGCGGCACGTCCTCGTTGAAGAAGGCGAGCGCCTGCGGACCGCCCGGCACGTCCGTGCAGTTGGTGTCGCGGTCGGCGACCACCGAGGGCCGGACCAGCAGGTAGATCGTCGGCCTGATCTCCTTCTTCATGATGGCGGCGGAGGCGGCCTGCGGGACCTTCAGCTGGGTGATGAGGTTCTTGGAGACCCCCGGCTGGCCGGTGATCACCACCACCACGGGGAACTTCTCCTTCTCGTGCCCCTTCTGGAAGTACTCGGGCGGCAGGTAGGCGTAGCCGTCCATGCTCAGCCCGGTGACCGGTCCGCGGATCTGCACGCGGTCCACCTGCCCGGCCTTCTCGCGGGTGCCCTTGAGCCCGATGGACTCCTGCCCCTGCACGGTGAGGGCGGGCGGCCGCCTGCCGTCCTTCGTGCCCGGCTGCAGGACCTGTTTGCTCGACGCGCGGCCCAGCAGCTCGTTCCAGTTCGAGTAGAAGCCGTACTCGTTGTTCGCGGCGACGAGCAGCACGGCCAGGATGCCGACCTGCGTCACGACGAGCAGGCCGAGGCGGCCCGCCCACGCCAGGGGTCCCTTCCGCGCGGCCCGGGGCCACAGCCACAGCGCGAGCGCGCTCACCGCGACGGCGATGAGCACGAGGACGAGCAGGAACGTCTGGGACGTCAGACCCACGGCAGTCACTCCTCTTGGAGGGCGCGTTACGCCGGGAGAGACGGGGAATCAGTGGAAGGGGTTTCGTCTTTTGAGACAGAATTTCATCTTATATGGAAAGGGGTGGCCGCACTCCTGGTCCGGCCCCCCTCGTCCGTCCCCCGTCCGGCCGTCCCTCAGCCGGCGGCCTCCAGCCGCTCCAGCAGGGCCGCCTCCCGCTCCGGGGCGAGCCCCAGCGGCGGCCGGTCCGGGCGCTGCGGGGCCCGGCCGCCGAGCTCCTGCAGCCATGCCCACGTGGCCGCCACGGTCTCGGCCGCGGGCCTGCAGTGCAGTCCCGCCGCGAGGGCCTTGGAGGCGTCCCCCCGGTGGAGCACGTCGTACAGCTCGCCCGGCGGCACCCACACCGGCAGATCGGTCCAGGGCTCGATGCCGGCGGACAGGATCTCCTCGGGCCCGGTCCAGCGCAGGACCGCACCGGAGCCCGTCGCGCGGACGCAGGCCTCCAGCAGCTCGCCCATGGTGGCGTGCCCGGGCGGGCTCACGAGGTTGTACGGGCCGCCGAGCCCGGCCGCGAGGGCGTCGAGGATCCAGGCGGCGAGGTCGTGCACGTCGATGTACTGCACTCCCAGGTCGCGCGGGCCGGGGGCCAGCACCGTCCCGCCGCGGGCGATGCGCCCCAGCCACCACGGCAGCCGGCCCACGTTCTCGCCGGGGCCGAGGACGAGCCCGGCCCGTACCAGCAGCGCCCGGTCGCCGAAGGAGCCGAGGGCCGCCAGCTCCCCGCCGCGTTTGGCCTCCGCGTAGCCCACGTCGCCGGCGTCCGGCGAGCCGTCCACCACGGGCCAGTCCTCGTCGTGCCCGGCCGGCGAGGGGTAGGTGTACACCGAGCCGCTGGAGACGTAGGCGTACCGCCCGGCGCGCCCGGCCAGCAGCCGCGCCGCGTCCCGCACGGCCGACGGCGCCCACGACCAGGTGTCGACGACGGCGTCCCACTCGCCGTGCCCGAGCGCCCGCAGCCCGTCCGCGTCCCGGCGGTCGCCGTGCAGGGCCGCGACGCCCTCCGGCGGCGCGTGGCGGCCCCGGTGGAAGACCGTCACCTGCCAGCCGCGGGCCAGGGCCGCCTCGGTGACGGCGCGGCCCACGAACTCCGTGCCGCCCAGTATCAGTAGCCTCATGCCCCCACCCTGCCTCCTGGACCCCACCTCGGGGAAGGAGGGACGGGCGGTAAGGGGCCGGGAAACGGGAGGGCGGGGGGCGGGAGGGGGCGGAGGCGGGCACCGCCCCGAAGGGGGGCAACCTTACTTAGAGGGCGAGGAGTTGCTTCCGGTTGCGTCCCGGCACGGACGGCGGTCCCGACCGGTGAGATCGCCTACGGCGGCGGCCGGGGGGATGTATGCGGCGATCAGGGGATACAGAAGAAAAGTCGGACGGCTGTCATCAGGCCGATCTCGGGACGGCCCGGCGCTCACGGTACCCCTGGGGCGCCCGGGGGCACGCGTCCGGGCGCCCGTGCCGGACGGCGGTGTCGCCACAGGTCACCGGTGGGCCCGTCGCCCGGCGCGGCGGTGTCGCCCGCGCCGTGGAGCGTGATCGCGCGGCGCTCAATTCCGGCCAGGGAAGCGCGAGTTCCGTCCCGCTCATGGCCAGTGGGCCAGCGAGACCTCCGGGCATGGCGCACTATATGCCTGGGCGGTCGAGAGACTGTTGAGGGACTCAAGTGCCTCTCGATGCCGTGGCACGGGCACGCTTGTGCCCGCCGCCCGCGCTGTGCCGTGCGGTCCGGCTCCGGCCGTGCGGTCCGGTCACGGGCATCGGTGTCCGTGCCGTTGGGGGGATCGGGCAGGCGGTCGGGTGGGGAGGCGCGACCGCCGTGGGGCCGTGCCACCGGGGACCAACAGGGGATCGATTCGATGTGCGGGCCGGGCCGTCGGCGCCGCTCGCACGTGTCTTTGGAACCGGAGGGCCGCGCCGTGCGCGCCGCCGTCCTGGGGGGAGAATCCTATGGGTCGTTCGACCCGCCTTGCCGCAGCATGGACTGCGGCCGCCCTGCTCGCCGTCGCCGTTCCGGCCGGGGGCGCCCACGCCGCCGACCCGGCGCCGAGGATCGACCTGCGGGTCCTCGTCGTGGACGACGGCGGGCCCGCCACGGAGGCGATCCGGGCGGAGCTCGACGGCGCCGGCACGCCGTACACCGCGGTGAACCTGACGGACGGCGGGCGGCCGCGCATCGACGAGGCGTTCCTCAGCGACACCGTGGACGGCAGACCGCGGGCCAGATTCCAGGGCGTGGTGCTGCCGAACGAGAACCCCTTCGGGGCGGGCTCGCCGGAGATGGCCGCCCTGGCCTCCTTCGAGAAGCGCTTCGGCATCCGCCAGGTCGACGCCTACACGTACGCCGGCCCCCGGGTCGGGCTCAACAGCCCCCAGGACACCGGCTACAGCGGCCCCCTGGACGGCAGGACCGCCCAGGTGACGGCCGACGGCGCCACAGGACCCTTCGGCTACCTCAAGAAAAACGTTCCTTTCGAGGACAACGACCCCTCGGTCAACGAGAGCTACGGCTATCTCGCCGCGCCCCTCGCCCAGCAGGAACAGGGCGCGACCTACACCAGCTACCTCGACGCACCGATCCCCGGCGGCACCGCGCGCGGCTCGCTGATCGGCCAGTACACCCACGACGGCCGCAGCGAGCTGGTCGTCACCTTCATCGCCAACCAGTACCAGAGCCAGTTCCGCCTGGTCTCGCGCGGCATCGTGGAGTGGCTGACCCAGGGCATCCACCTGGGCGCCTCGCGCAATTACCTCGGCGTGCACGTCGACGACGTCTTCGCCTCCGACGACCGCTGGGACGTCAAGCGCAAGTGCACCCCCGGCGACGTCGACTGCCCCGGCAACCCCGCCCCCGACAGCCCGCCGATACGCATGACGGCCGCCGACGCGCAGTACGCCAAGCAGTGGGCGCAGAGCCACAACCTCCCGCTGGACCTGGCCTACAACGGCGTCGGCAGCGAGGAGTTCAAGGCGGAGCACGGCGGCACGTACGACCCGCTGCTCGACCAGCTCCGCACCGACCAGAAGTCCTTCCGCTGGATCAATCACACCTACACCCACGCCTTCCTCGGCTGCGTGCAGAACACCACCGTCGTGCCGTGGAAGTGCGCCACCGACCTGCTGGGCAACGTGCGCTGGGTCAGCCGCACCGCCATCAACGGCGAGATCGGCAACAACCTCAACTGGGCCGCCCGCCAAGGCCTCACCCTCGACAAGGACGAACTGGTCACCGGTGAGCACTCCGGCCTGAAGACCCTGCCCCAGCAGAACAAGGACAACCCCGAGCTCGCGCCGGCCCTCACGCAGAACGGCGTCGGCTGGGTCGCCAGCGACAACTCCCGCGAGCGCCAGCAGCGCCAGGTCGGCCCCGCGCTCACCGTGCCGCGCTACCCGATGAACGTCTACTACAACGTCGGCAAGGCCACCGAGCAGACCGACGAGTACAACTGGCTGTACACGAAGAAGGCCGACGGCGGCAGCGGCATCTGCGAGAACTCCACCACGACCACCTGTCTGAAGGCCCCACTGGACGTGAAGACCGGCTTCTCGTCCTACATCGTGCCCCTCGAGGCCCGCATCGCCATGGGCCACGTCCTCGCCAACGACCCGCGCCCGCACTTCATGCACCAGTCCAACCTCGCCGAGGAGCGGATCGGCTACACCGTCCTGGAGAAGGTCCTCTCCGACTACTCCGGCCTCTACGCCGACAACACCCCGCTGGTCAACCTCCGCATGCGGGACATCGGCACGGAGATGAGCAAGCGGGCCGCATGGGCCGCCGCCCTCTCCGCCGGCAAGGTCACCGCCTACCGCATCGGCAGCACCGTCACCGTCTCCGCACCCGCCGGCACACAGCTCTCCGCCACCCTGCCCGGCGGCACCGTCCGCAACGACACCCAGGCCGCCTTCGGCGACGCCTATGCAGGCCTGCGCTCCGGCTGGGCCGCCCCCGCCGCAGGCCAGGACCGGCTGGACCTCACCCTGCCCGCCGGCGCCACCCCGGCAGCCCGCGCACTGACCTCCGCCACCGCCGGCGCACAGCACCCGGCCGCGAAGGCACTCCCGGTCCCCGAGGGCGTCACCGCCCGCGTGCCCTACGGCCCCGGGGATGCCGCCGCCCGGCGCTGACCCGGACCGCCATCACTCCGTGCCGCACCACCCATGTACAGCCGACACTGGAGAGAACCGAGTTCTATGCACGGACCGCCTGCCGAAACGGCATCCGACACTCCCACGGTGACCCTGCTCACCGAGGGAACGTACCCGCACAGCCATGGCGGAGTGAGCGTGTGGTGCGACCAGCTCGTCCAGGGCATGCCCGACGTCGACTTCCGGGTCATCGCGGTCACCGGCACCGGCCGCGAACCGCTCGCCTGGGAACTGCCCGGCCACGTCCGGAAGGTGGAGAGCCACGCCCTGTGGGGACCTCCGCCCCCCGGCCGCGCCCCGCGCGGCCGGGACCTGCGGGCCTTCCTCACCGCCTACGAACAGTTCCTGCTGTCCCTCCTGGACCCGGACCAGGAGCCGCACTTCGCCCGGACCTTCTACCGCCTCGCCGACCACGCCGCCTCCGGCACCCTGTCGGCCGCCCTGCGCGGCGAGGCCGCCGCCCGCACCCTCGTCCGCGTCTGGAACCGGCCGCACCTGCACACCGCGGCCGCCCGCCCCACCCTGCACGACGCCCTGCTGGCCACCGACCTGCTGGAGCACGCGCTGCGCCCGCTCGCGGCCACCCCGCCCGCCCGAGGCGTCACCCACGCCGTCAGCGGAGGGCTCGCGACGCTGCCCGGCCTGGTCGCCCACCACCGGCACGGCACGCCCTTCCTCCTCACCGAGCACGGCATCTACCTGCGCGAGCGCTACCTGAGCTTCCGCGCCGAGTCCTACCGCTGGCCGGTCAAGGCCCTGATGCTGGGCCTGTTCCGGCTGCTCGCCGTGGAGAGCTACCGGTGCGCCTCCCTGGTCACCCCCGGCAACCGCTACAACCGGCGCTGGGAGGAACACGGCGGCACCCCGCCCGACCGCATACGCACCGTCTACAACGGCGTCGACCCCA is drawn from Streptomyces roseifaciens and contains these coding sequences:
- a CDS encoding DUF4956 domain-containing protein encodes the protein MDSLRHLAAHLGLDLVAVCLLTFAIYYPRHRRRDLVPAYLALNVALFTVVAALAELGGSGGMALGFGMFGVLSIIRLRSDSVQHEEVAYYFTTLVLGLITGLPHVAFGLAAALSAVLLLVVYAADHPRLLARSRRTVVTLDTVHADPAALRADLARRLGDPMHWTVMEVDYVRDLTVVDVRYREPEPGSRRGSAALAGTEARTEPRTEARAEAGAEAAPAWGAA
- a CDS encoding polyphosphate polymerase domain-containing protein translates to MTATVRQAAPAGAPAEVPAVPPASAAAVRAIQDAAHATAPIPLAEVNARAELMARFDRSYLVPAETFLYIAARLTDPRRPGGPFRALTIDGRRAFRYHSVYYDTPGLRSFHDHRQGRRLRFKVRERVYQDTGERQFEVKLKGRRGDTVKHRRPLAGTDTPLDAGYRAFLADTLRRSYGIDSPATLQPSLSTDYLRATFVADGERITCDAGLVCDDLRAGAGHRVRCAADLVLVETKTAGHLTDADRLLHACGVRPAVFTKYCGALAALSPALPANRWRRAARSAFGEAEK
- a CDS encoding alpha/beta hydrolase-fold protein — protein: MGLTSQTFLLVLVLIAVAVSALALWLWPRAARKGPLAWAGRLGLLVVTQVGILAVLLVAANNEYGFYSNWNELLGRASSKQVLQPGTKDGRRPPALTVQGQESIGLKGTREKAGQVDRVQIRGPVTGLSMDGYAYLPPEYFQKGHEKEKFPVVVVITGQPGVSKNLITQLKVPQAASAAIMKKEIRPTIYLLVRPSVVADRDTNCTDVPGGPQALAFFNEDVPLAVTDVYRASDAPGSWGAVGNSTGGYCALKLAMTNPARYGAAAGLSADYFARQDGKTGDLYAGSKAYRNENDLTWRLEHMPPPPVSLLVGTSKNEGNYGPSLKFAQKAKPPLKVDKLVRDEGGHNFQTWREEYPVVLKWLDKELKELTAPRDGGR
- a CDS encoding NAD-dependent epimerase/dehydratase family protein → MRLLILGGTEFVGRAVTEAALARGWQVTVFHRGRHAPPEGVAALHGDRRDADGLRALGHGEWDAVVDTWSWAPSAVRDAARLLAGRAGRYAYVSSGSVYTYPSPAGHDEDWPVVDGSPDAGDVGYAEAKRGGELAALGSFGDRALLVRAGLVLGPGENVGRLPWWLGRIARGGTVLAPGPRDLGVQYIDVHDLAAWILDALAAGLGGPYNLVSPPGHATMGELLEACVRATGSGAVLRWTGPEEILSAGIEPWTDLPVWVPPGELYDVLHRGDASKALAAGLHCRPAAETVAATWAWLQELGGRAPQRPDRPPLGLAPEREAALLERLEAAG
- the pelF gene encoding GT4 family glycosyltransferase PelF translates to MHGPPAETASDTPTVTLLTEGTYPHSHGGVSVWCDQLVQGMPDVDFRVIAVTGTGREPLAWELPGHVRKVESHALWGPPPPGRAPRGRDLRAFLTAYEQFLLSLLDPDQEPHFARTFYRLADHAASGTLSAALRGEAAARTLVRVWNRPHLHTAAARPTLHDALLATDLLEHALRPLAATPPARGVTHAVSGGLATLPGLVAHHRHGTPFLLTEHGIYLRERYLSFRAESYRWPVKALMLGLFRLLAVESYRCASLVTPGNRYNRRWEEHGGTPPDRIRTVYNGVDPTAFPPAGPEPDAPTLSWAGRVDPIKGLETLIRAFALVREEIPEARLRLFGGTPRGGEGYRTACEKLAAELGAGEAVVFEGRVDDIRDAYAAGNVVMLSSISEGFPFTLIEAMSCGRATVSTDVGGVREAVGDTGFVVPPRDPEAMARAALKLLRDPAQRADMGERARLRVIEQFTLRQTIDAFRDIYHDLAGTRRPESALERPRRRQEAPARALADAERPVMAMAAGGAG